A stretch of the Luteolibacter arcticus genome encodes the following:
- a CDS encoding zinc-ribbon domain-containing protein: MTRRKSKKEAEAATRFREQRIEKLMRLGWIKDASEIPASAIPVDPDLVSFGSEWSPHPVFFRDQTFLCQDCGAVCVWAAADQCWYYETTKAPSCKVAVRCRECRRIERDRIREARRRAGHDPEGT; the protein is encoded by the coding sequence ATGACCCGGCGGAAGTCCAAGAAAGAGGCGGAAGCCGCCACTCGGTTTCGCGAGCAGCGGATCGAAAAGCTGATGCGGCTCGGGTGGATCAAGGATGCTTCCGAGATCCCTGCCAGCGCGATTCCGGTCGATCCCGATCTCGTGAGCTTCGGAAGCGAGTGGTCTCCGCATCCGGTGTTTTTCCGGGATCAGACCTTCCTCTGCCAGGACTGCGGCGCGGTCTGTGTGTGGGCTGCTGCAGACCAGTGCTGGTACTACGAGACGACCAAGGCACCGTCCTGCAAGGTCGCAGTGCGCTGCCGGGAGTGCCGCCGGATAGAGCGGGATCGGATTCGGGAAGCGAGACGTCGAGCCGGTCACGATCCGGAAGGCACGTGA
- the hisI gene encoding phosphoribosyl-AMP cyclohydrolase: protein MNSFPLPGDKKALEEGLVFTPKFDADGLVPAMAIDATTKEPLMLAYMNAESLSLTLELGEAVYWSRSRQELWHKGKTSGQVQRVVEIRTDCDQDALVVYVEQLGGGCCHTGRNDCFYRKVAGRDSAGGALLAFKNEQ from the coding sequence ATGAACTCGTTCCCGCTGCCCGGTGACAAGAAGGCGCTTGAAGAAGGCCTGGTGTTCACGCCGAAGTTCGATGCCGATGGCCTGGTCCCGGCGATGGCGATCGACGCCACGACCAAGGAGCCGCTGATGCTCGCCTACATGAATGCCGAGTCGCTGTCGCTCACCTTGGAGCTGGGCGAGGCCGTTTACTGGTCACGCAGCCGCCAGGAGCTGTGGCACAAGGGCAAGACCTCCGGGCAGGTCCAGAGGGTCGTCGAAATCCGCACCGATTGCGATCAGGACGCGCTGGTCGTTTACGTCGAGCAGCTCGGCGGCGGCTGCTGCCACACCGGGCGGAACGATTGCTTTTACCGCAAGGTCGCCGGCCGCGACTCCGCGGGCGGGGCGCTGCTGGCCTTCAAAAACGAGCAATAA
- the rplS gene encoding 50S ribosomal protein L19 codes for MDIIKKIEQEQLKTDIADFNVGDTVKVHTRVVEGGKERVQIFAGIVIARRGTSVNASFTVRKISYGEGVERVFPLHTPRISKIEVVSKGKVRRAKLHYLRSRVGKKAMLVKAAPKK; via the coding sequence ATGGACATCATCAAAAAGATCGAGCAGGAGCAGCTTAAGACCGACATCGCCGACTTCAACGTGGGCGACACCGTGAAGGTCCACACCCGGGTCGTGGAAGGCGGCAAGGAGCGCGTCCAGATCTTCGCCGGCATCGTGATCGCCCGCCGCGGCACCAGCGTGAATGCCTCCTTCACCGTCCGTAAGATCTCCTACGGCGAAGGCGTCGAGCGCGTGTTCCCGCTCCACACCCCGCGTATTTCCAAGATCGAAGTGGTCAGCAAGGGCAAGGTCCGTCGCGCCAAGCTGCACTACCTCCGCAGCCGCGTCGGTAAGAAGGCCATGCTCGTCAAGGCTGCTCCCAAGAAGTAA
- a CDS encoding YdjY domain-containing protein, producing MMRPLLLMLAASPLLCADPAPAELRTEPAQPVTPVEPRTLPAPDQPVAPAEPAVKELDADRLQIGEVIFNRKTREIRFPAAVNMAGGELLEFALVHTNGKVHESLLVTDVSATHVNLAFKLLRYPASSEFYAIVEKDGTMSNAFPKVADDVKVAARIKIGLEWQEAGKTRTASLNDWISHGSTGEQMPAADPWVYGGSGIHEGKFVADVTGDYIAIFLSSAALINFSGKDNNSDEVWLPFPKRVPPEGTKVTVTITPHQKPAAEK from the coding sequence ATGATGCGCCCCCTCCTCTTGATGCTCGCAGCGAGCCCGTTGCTCTGCGCCGATCCGGCGCCAGCGGAGCTGCGTACCGAACCCGCGCAGCCAGTCACGCCCGTGGAGCCGCGCACCTTGCCTGCCCCCGACCAACCGGTCGCGCCAGCAGAGCCGGCTGTGAAGGAGCTGGATGCCGACCGCCTGCAGATCGGCGAGGTGATTTTCAACCGCAAGACCCGCGAGATCCGATTTCCGGCCGCGGTGAACATGGCTGGCGGCGAACTGCTCGAGTTCGCGCTGGTCCACACCAATGGCAAGGTCCACGAGTCGCTGCTGGTGACAGACGTCTCCGCCACGCACGTCAATCTCGCCTTCAAGCTGCTGCGCTACCCCGCCTCCTCCGAGTTCTATGCGATCGTCGAGAAGGACGGCACCATGTCGAACGCCTTCCCAAAGGTCGCGGATGACGTGAAGGTCGCGGCCCGGATCAAGATCGGCCTCGAGTGGCAGGAAGCCGGCAAGACGCGCACCGCCTCGCTCAACGACTGGATTTCGCACGGCTCCACCGGTGAGCAGATGCCCGCCGCCGATCCGTGGGTCTATGGCGGCTCCGGCATTCACGAAGGGAAGTTCGTGGCCGACGTCACCGGCGATTACATCGCGATTTTCCTCAGCAGCGCCGCGCTGATCAATTTCTCCGGCAAGGACAACAATTCCGACGAGGTGTGGTTGCCCTTCCCGAAGCGCGTGCCGCCCGAAGGCACGAAAGTCACCGTCACCATCACGCCTCACCAGAAACCTGCCGCCGAAAAATGA
- a CDS encoding prenyltransferase/squalene oxidase repeat-containing protein yields MKSAVLLAFASTLALAPAQEKDTRYLSLQVEIKQAIARGNAFLAKQQQEDGHWDQADLPAFTALALTAGARDPGRESKTELPPHLAKGFQWLLKQQKEDGGIYNKGLSVYNTATSVTALTAGGLEEFEPAIVKGRKHLIDQQWDIGQKKETDNLNDGGIGYGSKNDHTDLSNTYLAIEAIALSKKVVEDGKHGEQPDLDWDAALVFLSRCQAVDSKTSLPESAESPQNKGGFRYAPAESKAGEDKLPDGRTALRSHGSITYAGLLSLIYAKLGPDDPRVKAVKEWLGKNYTLTENPGMGAQGLYYYYQTMSKALSAANIDKLELADGKKADWRSDLANALLSKQKADGSWSNENARWMESNPILVTAYSVMSLEQIYYSIPSEP; encoded by the coding sequence ATGAAGTCCGCCGTTCTTCTCGCCTTTGCCTCCACCCTCGCGCTCGCCCCGGCGCAGGAAAAGGACACCCGCTACCTTTCCCTCCAGGTCGAAATCAAGCAAGCCATCGCCCGCGGCAATGCCTTCCTCGCGAAGCAGCAGCAGGAAGACGGCCACTGGGATCAGGCCGACCTGCCTGCATTCACCGCGCTGGCGCTGACCGCCGGTGCCCGCGATCCCGGCCGTGAGTCGAAGACCGAGCTGCCGCCTCACCTCGCCAAGGGCTTCCAATGGTTGCTCAAGCAACAGAAGGAAGACGGCGGCATCTATAACAAGGGCCTCTCGGTCTATAATACCGCCACCTCCGTCACCGCGCTGACCGCGGGCGGGCTGGAAGAGTTCGAACCGGCCATCGTGAAGGGCCGCAAGCACCTGATCGACCAGCAGTGGGACATCGGCCAGAAGAAGGAAACCGACAACCTCAACGACGGCGGCATCGGCTACGGCTCGAAGAACGACCACACCGACCTGTCGAACACCTACCTGGCGATCGAGGCGATCGCGCTTTCGAAGAAGGTGGTGGAAGACGGCAAGCACGGCGAGCAGCCGGATCTCGATTGGGACGCCGCGCTGGTCTTCCTGTCGCGTTGCCAGGCCGTCGATAGCAAAACCTCGCTGCCGGAAAGCGCCGAGTCCCCACAGAACAAGGGCGGCTTCCGCTATGCACCGGCCGAATCCAAGGCCGGCGAAGACAAGCTGCCCGACGGTCGCACCGCCCTACGCTCCCATGGCTCGATCACCTATGCCGGCCTGCTTTCGCTGATCTACGCCAAGCTCGGCCCGGATGATCCGCGCGTGAAGGCGGTCAAGGAGTGGCTCGGCAAGAACTACACCCTGACCGAGAACCCCGGCATGGGTGCCCAAGGCCTGTATTACTACTACCAGACGATGTCGAAGGCCCTGTCCGCCGCGAACATCGACAAGCTCGAGCTGGCCGACGGCAAGAAAGCCGACTGGCGCTCCGATCTCGCCAATGCCCTGCTCAGCAAGCAGAAAGCGGACGGCTCGTGGTCGAACGAAAACGCCCGCTGGATGGAATCGAACCCCATCCTCGTCACCGCCTACAGCGTGATGTCGCTGGAGCAGATCTACTACTCGATCCCGAGCGAACCGTAA
- a CDS encoding sulfotransferase family protein gives MTRPVFLLSLPRAGSTLLQRLLLMSGRCATLGEPSLLLRFLGEDTAMTRKATYWESLVETATADMRKAWDGYDEAYRKGVRELMLGIYDGLAGGKEWFLDKTPRYTLIAEEILATFPDAKIIVLWRHPLAVASSVSSTFRKGRWCPEEFGIDLYEGQQRLQDFCEKHGERVFQIKYEDLVTDPAVELARLGAYLCWENLAAVLDEELVTSTGGSLGDPTGVKRYNKISPDSRDAWKKEMSNWYRRAWARGYVFGERGRRMKLLGYELPDGIARGGPLGLWAGLADWFTARRRIARRLRRPTWLPRFLKKFRKERGYDVSFR, from the coding sequence ATGACCCGCCCGGTCTTCCTGCTGTCTCTGCCGAGGGCTGGATCGACCCTGCTCCAGCGGCTGCTGCTGATGAGCGGGAGATGCGCGACGCTCGGCGAGCCGAGCCTGCTGCTGCGCTTTTTGGGCGAGGACACCGCGATGACCCGCAAGGCGACCTACTGGGAATCGCTGGTCGAGACCGCCACCGCCGACATGCGCAAGGCATGGGACGGCTATGACGAGGCCTACCGGAAAGGCGTCCGCGAGCTGATGCTCGGCATTTACGACGGCCTCGCCGGCGGCAAGGAGTGGTTCCTCGACAAGACCCCGCGCTACACGCTGATCGCGGAGGAGATCCTGGCGACCTTTCCCGATGCTAAGATCATCGTGCTGTGGCGGCATCCGCTCGCGGTCGCGTCGTCGGTGTCCTCGACCTTTCGCAAGGGCCGCTGGTGTCCGGAGGAATTCGGCATCGACCTGTACGAGGGCCAGCAGCGCTTGCAGGACTTCTGTGAGAAACACGGCGAGCGCGTGTTCCAGATCAAGTACGAGGACCTCGTTACCGATCCGGCTGTGGAATTGGCCCGGCTCGGTGCCTACCTTTGCTGGGAGAACCTGGCTGCGGTCTTGGACGAGGAGTTGGTCACTTCAACCGGCGGTAGCTTGGGCGATCCCACCGGGGTGAAGCGTTACAACAAGATCTCTCCGGATAGCCGCGATGCTTGGAAGAAGGAGATGTCGAACTGGTATCGCCGCGCCTGGGCACGGGGCTACGTTTTCGGTGAGCGGGGGCGGCGGATGAAGCTCCTCGGCTACGAGTTGCCGGATGGCATCGCCCGCGGTGGACCGCTCGGGCTTTGGGCCGGGCTGGCCGATTGGTTCACGGCGCGTCGGCGGATCGCACGGCGCTTAAGGAGGCCGACATGGCTGCCGCGGTTTCTGAAGAAGTTCCGCAAGGAGCGGGGGTATGATGTGTCGTTTCGTTGA
- a CDS encoding sulfotransferase family protein, whose product MISFQKRFLFVHIPKTAGNSIQNILRDYSEDRIVASGGQDGVERFEVRSDGRDLVKHSTLVEYHRELGTEAVEGLFKFACVRNPWDRMISFWFSPHRRETDWNAKKFRKFVEKEVRPLREYFALPTDAGKPPFANVDFIIRYEHLNDDFRKVCERLEIPPVELPVRNRSERGDAAQYYDDKLSAFIAETFADEIDYFGYQRP is encoded by the coding sequence ATGATTTCCTTTCAGAAACGCTTCCTCTTCGTCCACATCCCGAAGACCGCGGGCAACTCGATCCAGAACATCCTGCGGGATTACTCCGAGGACCGGATCGTCGCCAGCGGGGGGCAAGACGGGGTCGAGCGCTTTGAAGTGCGCTCGGATGGGCGTGATTTGGTGAAGCACTCGACACTCGTCGAATACCACCGCGAGCTCGGCACGGAAGCGGTCGAGGGCCTCTTCAAGTTCGCCTGCGTCCGCAATCCCTGGGACCGCATGATCTCGTTCTGGTTCTCGCCGCACCGCCGCGAGACGGACTGGAACGCGAAGAAGTTCCGCAAGTTCGTCGAAAAGGAAGTCCGCCCGCTGCGCGAGTACTTCGCGCTGCCGACCGACGCGGGCAAGCCGCCGTTCGCGAATGTCGACTTCATCATCCGCTACGAGCATCTCAATGACGACTTCCGCAAGGTCTGCGAGCGGCTGGAAATTCCGCCGGTTGAGCTTCCGGTGCGCAATCGCTCCGAGCGGGGCGACGCGGCGCAGTACTATGATGACAAGCTGAGCGCCTTCATCGCGGAAACTTTCGCCGACGAGATCGACTACTTCGGCTACCAACGCCCATGA
- the ppdK gene encoding pyruvate, phosphate dikinase: protein MATVKKSAKKAAKKAPAAKGTKYVYTWGNGKADGNGSMKALLGGKGANLAEMTRIGLPVPPGFTITTEVCTYFYANKKTYPSSLQAQMEAGVKNMEKIMGCKFGDAKGLPLLVAVRSGARDSMPGMMDTILNLGLNDETVKSLAAVTKNERFAWDCYRRFVQMYGDVVLGVQKTEGEDHEPFEVVIEEFKHEKYHKDIIDSDLTADDQKELVKRFKALVKDRTGKGFPSDPWEQLRGAAGAVFSSWMNDRAIVYRRKYNIPAEWGTAVNVQAMVYGNTGDTSGSGVAFTRNPANGVNEFYGEFLVNAQGEDVVAGVRTPDPVALMKKAMPKPFAELMKVRQILEKHFKDVQDVEFTVQEGKLFMLQTRNGKRTAAAALKFSMDMVKEGLIDWKTAVLRNPADQLDQLLAPIFDVTEAKNAKELAKGLPAGPGAASGKIYLNADRAAAAAERGERVLLVRNETSPEDLRGMIAAEGILTAKGGVSSHAALVARQMGKVCICGASAIDIDYDKKTVKVAGETFKEGDYLSIDGTSGTVYGGELKTAPSEIITGIVDGDKASKKTEKFKSFLKLMEWCEQATRMAVRTNADTPEQTRIALAFGATGIGLTRTEHMFFEGDRIDAMREMILATSLPARKKALAKLLPYQREDFTGIFKALKGLPATIRLLDPPLHEFLPHSKEQQLDLSKKIGVPVETIIQRVHDLHEFNPMLGHRGCRLGIAYPEITEMQARAIFEAAADVAKKKIAVKPEVMIPLVGFSKEFDLQAEIVHAVAKEVMAEKKVTFEYQVGTMIEVPRGALTADEIAKGAEFFSFGTNDLTQTALGISRDDMGAFLMPYIESEVFSKNPFATLDATGVGQLMETAVTKGRSTRPNIKLGICGEHGGDPDSVKFCHKLGLNYVSCSPYRVPVARLAAAQAAIEEGKGAAPAKKAAKKAAKKAPAKKAAAKKVAKKAAKKAAKKK from the coding sequence ATGGCTACCGTGAAGAAGTCCGCCAAGAAGGCGGCCAAGAAAGCGCCCGCTGCCAAGGGCACTAAGTACGTTTACACCTGGGGCAACGGCAAAGCCGATGGCAACGGGTCGATGAAGGCCCTCCTCGGCGGCAAAGGCGCGAACCTCGCGGAAATGACCCGCATCGGTCTCCCGGTGCCTCCAGGATTCACCATCACCACGGAGGTCTGCACCTACTTCTACGCGAACAAGAAGACCTACCCGTCCTCGCTGCAGGCTCAAATGGAAGCCGGCGTGAAGAACATGGAGAAGATCATGGGCTGCAAGTTCGGCGATGCGAAGGGCCTGCCCCTCCTCGTGGCCGTCCGCTCCGGCGCCCGCGATTCCATGCCGGGCATGATGGACACCATTCTGAACCTCGGCCTCAACGACGAGACCGTGAAGTCCCTCGCCGCAGTAACCAAGAACGAGCGCTTCGCTTGGGACTGCTATCGCCGCTTCGTCCAGATGTATGGCGACGTCGTCCTCGGCGTGCAGAAGACCGAAGGCGAAGACCACGAGCCTTTCGAGGTCGTCATCGAAGAATTCAAGCACGAGAAGTATCACAAGGACATCATCGACTCCGACCTGACGGCCGATGACCAAAAGGAACTCGTGAAGCGCTTCAAGGCGCTCGTGAAGGACCGCACCGGCAAGGGCTTCCCTTCCGATCCTTGGGAGCAGCTCCGCGGTGCCGCCGGTGCCGTGTTCAGCTCGTGGATGAACGACCGCGCGATCGTGTATCGCCGCAAGTACAACATCCCCGCCGAGTGGGGCACCGCCGTGAACGTGCAGGCGATGGTCTATGGCAACACCGGTGACACCTCCGGTTCCGGCGTGGCCTTCACCCGTAACCCGGCCAATGGCGTCAACGAATTCTACGGCGAGTTCCTCGTGAACGCGCAGGGCGAAGACGTCGTCGCCGGTGTCCGCACCCCGGATCCCGTCGCCCTCATGAAGAAGGCGATGCCGAAGCCCTTCGCGGAACTGATGAAGGTCCGCCAGATCCTTGAGAAGCACTTCAAGGACGTGCAGGACGTCGAGTTCACCGTGCAGGAAGGCAAGCTGTTCATGCTGCAGACCCGCAACGGCAAGCGCACCGCCGCCGCCGCGCTGAAGTTCTCCATGGACATGGTCAAGGAAGGTCTCATCGACTGGAAGACCGCCGTGCTCCGCAACCCGGCCGATCAGCTCGACCAGCTCCTCGCCCCGATCTTCGACGTCACCGAAGCGAAGAACGCCAAGGAACTCGCCAAGGGTCTCCCCGCCGGCCCGGGTGCCGCCTCCGGCAAGATCTACCTCAACGCCGACCGCGCTGCCGCGGCCGCCGAGAGGGGTGAGCGCGTCCTCCTCGTCCGTAACGAAACCTCTCCGGAAGACCTTCGCGGCATGATCGCTGCCGAGGGCATCCTGACCGCCAAGGGTGGTGTTTCGTCCCACGCCGCTCTCGTCGCCCGCCAGATGGGCAAGGTCTGTATCTGCGGCGCTTCCGCCATCGATATCGACTATGACAAGAAGACCGTGAAGGTCGCCGGTGAAACCTTCAAGGAAGGTGACTACCTCTCGATCGACGGCACCAGCGGCACCGTTTACGGTGGCGAGCTGAAGACCGCTCCTTCGGAAATCATCACCGGCATCGTCGATGGCGACAAGGCCTCGAAGAAGACCGAGAAGTTCAAGAGCTTCCTCAAGCTCATGGAATGGTGCGAGCAAGCCACCCGCATGGCCGTCCGCACCAATGCCGACACCCCGGAGCAGACCCGCATCGCGCTTGCCTTCGGTGCCACCGGCATCGGCCTGACCCGCACGGAGCACATGTTTTTCGAAGGCGACCGCATCGACGCGATGCGCGAGATGATCCTCGCCACCTCGCTGCCTGCCCGCAAGAAGGCGCTGGCCAAGCTCCTCCCGTATCAGCGTGAGGACTTCACCGGCATCTTCAAGGCGCTCAAGGGCCTGCCTGCCACCATCCGCCTCCTGGACCCGCCGCTCCACGAATTCCTTCCTCACTCGAAGGAACAGCAGCTCGATCTCTCCAAGAAGATCGGCGTGCCGGTGGAAACCATCATCCAGCGCGTGCACGACCTGCACGAGTTCAACCCGATGCTGGGTCACCGCGGCTGCCGTCTCGGCATCGCCTACCCGGAAATCACCGAGATGCAGGCCCGCGCCATCTTCGAAGCCGCCGCTGACGTGGCGAAGAAGAAGATCGCCGTGAAGCCCGAGGTGATGATCCCGCTCGTCGGCTTCAGCAAGGAATTCGACCTCCAGGCCGAGATCGTCCACGCCGTGGCGAAGGAAGTCATGGCCGAGAAGAAGGTCACCTTCGAATACCAGGTCGGCACCATGATCGAAGTCCCACGCGGTGCCCTCACCGCCGACGAGATCGCCAAGGGCGCCGAGTTCTTCAGCTTCGGCACCAATGACCTCACCCAGACCGCGCTCGGCATCAGCCGTGACGACATGGGCGCGTTCCTCATGCCGTACATCGAAAGCGAAGTGTTCTCCAAGAACCCCTTCGCCACCCTCGATGCGACCGGCGTCGGCCAGCTCATGGAAACCGCCGTCACGAAAGGCCGCAGCACCCGTCCGAACATCAAGCTCGGCATCTGCGGTGAGCACGGTGGTGATCCGGACTCCGTGAAGTTCTGCCACAAGCTCGGCCTGAACTACGTCTCCTGCTCGCCATACCGCGTGCCCGTCGCCCGCCTCGCCGCCGCCCAGGCCGCGATCGAGGAAGGCAAGGGTGCCGCCCCGGCGAAAAAGGCCGCCAAGAAAGCTGCGAAGAAGGCTCCTGCCAAAAAAGCCGCCGCCAAAAAGGTTGCGAAAAAGGCAGCCAAGAAGGCCGCGAAGAAGAAGTAA
- a CDS encoding ribbon-helix-helix protein, CopG family, with amino-acid sequence MAIITCKIPKELDEQLAAAAGIRRVSKSAIVRQALEAALAAKKPAAASLFEQMKDGLGCIDSGVSDLATNKKHLEGYGGKKVRRAP; translated from the coding sequence ATGGCGATCATCACCTGCAAGATCCCCAAGGAACTCGACGAGCAACTTGCCGCAGCAGCCGGGATCCGCCGCGTGTCAAAATCTGCCATCGTGCGGCAGGCGTTGGAAGCGGCACTCGCGGCTAAGAAGCCCGCTGCAGCCAGCCTTTTCGAGCAGATGAAAGACGGCCTTGGCTGCATCGACAGCGGTGTCTCCGACCTCGCAACCAACAAGAAGCACCTCGAAGGCTATGGCGGGAAAAAAGTGCGCCGCGCTCCTTGA
- a CDS encoding type II toxin-antitoxin system VapC family toxin, which yields MAGKKCAALLDSGPLVALLDARQATHAWAADQLRHLTAPLLTCEAVLSETLFLLQHSRRATEQIQAWRRNGLLACWGGFDNSADEVFTLMARYESVPMSFADACLVRMSELWPKTPVFTLDSDFRIYRRNKRQVIPLIAP from the coding sequence ATGGCGGGAAAAAAGTGCGCCGCGCTCCTTGATTCGGGGCCGCTGGTAGCACTGCTCGATGCGAGGCAGGCGACCCATGCGTGGGCGGCGGACCAACTCCGCCACCTGACCGCGCCCTTGCTGACGTGCGAAGCGGTTCTCTCGGAAACGCTTTTCCTTCTTCAGCATTCCCGCCGTGCGACCGAACAGATCCAAGCTTGGCGCCGGAACGGACTGCTCGCCTGCTGGGGTGGCTTTGACAATTCCGCTGACGAAGTTTTCACATTGATGGCCCGTTACGAAAGCGTGCCCATGTCCTTCGCCGACGCATGCCTCGTCCGGATGTCCGAACTCTGGCCCAAGACTCCCGTCTTCACCCTTGATTCCGATTTCCGGATCTACCGCCGGAACAAGCGTCAAGTCATCCCGTTGATCGCCCCGTAA
- a CDS encoding sensor histidine kinase: protein MESRHGQALPPSALGGDWFRVLFERSADAMTLIDPATGSFIDCNEASAEAIGAKNRVELLGLSPPSLAPEFQSDGRLSTEAVAEHTRLTLEKGSHRFDWLMKRLDGIVTRVDIVATVLEADGRKVILTTTRNVEHSKRVEDDLRVSESRWSRVFEQAPISIQIFSPDGASRRVNAAFRKLFEPVVPDLSEFNIRRDPQLAAAGLSGHIERAFNGEVVSISSIPFEMRIGEGRPSRGVRWIGSTMFPVVDPDTGQLVEVVCVHEDDTARKQAEIAIQELNQSLESKFAERTTELRESEKRFKALFEHSPVGMARVDWEGNFLQVNSSFAEVVGYTREEVEQMSYWEITPPEYKEDEDQILESVKVNGHFGPFEKEYVHRDGHRVQITISGMLIEREGGLYELWGITQDISIRKRAEEALRASEKKFRTLFEESRQGVMLHDENTLFSEVNPAAAAMFGHDPSYFIGRHPSEVAPEYQPNGELSATVAMREIKKCLATGTARFDWTHRHADGHDVSIEVVLSRIPQGDKNFMQAVVIDMTERKRTEEELKRALERERELSQLKSNFVSMVSHEFRTPLGIIQSSAEILDDYLDQLDPAERHDQLVSIIKNSRRMAGLMEDVLLLGRLDSGRMEFVPRPLDLAGLCRRMVDEVRSTTDARCPIDFSTRDLPVEALTDESLLRHILLNLLSNAVKYSPDGAAVTFRAVCEGDSLVFAVRDEGIGIPEQDLPDLFEAFRRGSNVGQTPGTGLGLVIVKQSVELHRGTITVNSRESGGTTFTVEIPFSPA from the coding sequence ATGGAATCGCGTCACGGCCAAGCTCTCCCGCCCTCCGCCCTGGGCGGCGATTGGTTCCGCGTGCTCTTCGAGCGCAGCGCCGATGCGATGACCTTGATCGATCCGGCAACGGGCAGCTTCATCGATTGCAACGAGGCCTCGGCCGAAGCCATCGGAGCAAAAAACCGCGTGGAGTTGTTAGGATTATCCCCTCCATCACTCGCGCCGGAGTTCCAGTCGGACGGGCGGCTCTCGACGGAAGCCGTGGCAGAGCACACGCGGCTCACCTTGGAGAAAGGCAGCCACCGCTTCGATTGGCTGATGAAGCGGCTCGATGGCATCGTCACCCGCGTGGACATCGTGGCCACGGTGTTAGAGGCGGACGGCCGCAAGGTGATCCTGACCACCACGCGCAATGTTGAGCACAGCAAGCGCGTCGAGGATGACCTGCGCGTCTCCGAGTCGCGCTGGAGCCGGGTCTTCGAGCAGGCGCCCATCAGCATCCAGATCTTCTCGCCCGACGGTGCCAGCCGGCGGGTCAATGCCGCCTTCCGCAAGCTCTTCGAGCCGGTCGTGCCGGACCTCAGCGAATTCAATATCCGCCGGGATCCGCAGCTCGCCGCCGCCGGTCTCAGCGGACACATCGAACGCGCCTTCAATGGAGAGGTCGTCAGCATTTCCTCGATTCCTTTCGAAATGCGCATCGGCGAGGGCCGGCCTTCGCGCGGGGTGCGGTGGATCGGCTCGACCATGTTCCCGGTCGTGGATCCCGACACCGGCCAGCTTGTCGAAGTCGTCTGCGTTCACGAGGACGACACCGCGCGCAAGCAAGCCGAGATCGCGATCCAGGAACTGAACCAATCGCTCGAATCGAAATTCGCCGAGCGAACCACCGAGCTGCGCGAATCCGAGAAGCGCTTCAAGGCACTCTTCGAGCACTCGCCCGTCGGCATGGCGCGGGTCGATTGGGAAGGCAACTTCCTACAGGTCAACTCATCCTTCGCCGAGGTCGTCGGCTATACGAGGGAAGAGGTGGAGCAGATGAGCTACTGGGAAATCACGCCGCCGGAGTACAAGGAGGATGAAGACCAGATCCTCGAGTCGGTGAAGGTCAACGGCCACTTCGGACCCTTCGAGAAAGAGTACGTCCATCGCGATGGCCACCGCGTGCAAATCACCATCAGCGGCATGCTCATCGAACGCGAAGGCGGGCTCTACGAGCTGTGGGGCATTACCCAAGACATCTCGATCCGGAAGCGCGCCGAAGAAGCGCTGCGGGCCTCGGAGAAGAAGTTCCGCACGCTCTTCGAGGAGTCCCGCCAAGGCGTGATGCTCCACGACGAGAACACGCTATTCTCGGAAGTGAATCCCGCTGCCGCGGCGATGTTTGGACACGACCCGTCCTATTTCATCGGCCGCCATCCTTCCGAGGTCGCGCCTGAGTATCAGCCGAATGGCGAACTGTCCGCGACGGTCGCCATGCGGGAGATCAAGAAATGCCTCGCCACCGGCACCGCGCGCTTCGATTGGACCCACCGTCATGCCGATGGCCATGACGTCTCGATCGAGGTCGTGCTGAGCCGCATCCCGCAAGGCGACAAAAACTTCATGCAGGCAGTCGTCATCGACATGACCGAGCGCAAGCGCACCGAGGAGGAACTGAAGCGCGCCCTGGAACGCGAGCGCGAGCTGAGCCAGCTCAAGAGCAACTTCGTCTCGATGGTCTCCCACGAATTCAGAACGCCGCTCGGCATAATCCAGTCATCGGCAGAGATCCTAGATGACTACCTCGACCAGCTCGATCCCGCCGAGCGCCACGATCAACTCGTCTCCATCATCAAGAACTCCCGCCGCATGGCCGGACTGATGGAAGACGTGCTCCTGTTAGGCCGGTTGGATTCCGGACGCATGGAGTTCGTCCCGCGTCCGCTCGATCTCGCCGGGCTGTGCCGCCGCATGGTGGATGAAGTGCGCTCGACCACCGACGCGCGTTGCCCCATCGACTTCTCGACACGCGATCTACCCGTCGAAGCCCTGACCGATGAGAGCCTGCTGCGCCACATCCTGCTCAACCTGCTGAGCAACGCCGTGAAGTATTCACCCGATGGCGCTGCGGTGACCTTCCGCGCCGTCTGCGAGGGTGACTCGCTGGTCTTCGCGGTGCGGGACGAGGGCATCGGCATCCCGGAGCAGGACTTGCCCGATCTCTTCGAAGCATTCCGCCGTGGCTCGAATGTCGGCCAGACGCCCGGCACCGGCCTTGGCCTGGTGATCGTGAAGCAGAGCGTGGAACTGCACCGCGGCACCATCACCGTCAACAGCCGCGAAAGTGGAGGCACCACCTTCACCGTCGAGATCCCGTTTTCCCCAGCCTGA